Proteins encoded within one genomic window of Bombus pyrosoma isolate SC7728 linkage group LG13, ASM1482585v1, whole genome shotgun sequence:
- the LOC122574134 gene encoding uncharacterized protein LOC122574134: MKKTCSVGERIFKQDYKRRMKMFGALVESVALFGAEVWGWNMEERLDRIKRGYVKWILGLDRTTPNYILTEECKLEEIKERAVKRAARYEERTLESKKELVKECIKERERETEEMARKGKEQERERRD; the protein is encoded by the coding sequence atgaagaaaacatgcagcgtgggagaaagaatattcaaacaggattacaagaggagaatgaagatgTTTGGAGCATTGGTAGAGAGCGTGGCGCTGTTTGGAGCAGAGGTATGGGGctggaacatggaagaaagGTTAGATAGGATAAAAAGAGGGTACGTGAaatggatcttaggtttagaTAGGACAACACCAAACTACATACTGACAGAAGAGTGCAAGCTAGAAGAAATCAAGGAAAGAGCAGTAAAAAGAGCAGCAAGGTACGAGGAGAGAACCCTAGAATCGAAAAAGGAACTGGTAAAagagtgcataaaggaaagagagagagaaactgaggaaatggccaggaagggaaaagagcaagaaagagaaagaagggactag